In Deltaproteobacteria bacterium, the sequence CGCCGAACGCGTACGACGACTGGTTCGAGACGCGGCCCAGCGCCTGCGCGAACAGGCTCTGCGCAGCGAAGCTCCCGAACCCGGAGATCGCTGCGCACGCGAGCAGCCAGCGGGGAAGCGCGCTCGTGGGTGCGGCATCGACGTCGCGCTCGAGCGCGAACCAGTGCGGCGGCGGGATGCGTCCCATCCAGCGCGATGCGGCCAGCCCGAAGAGCCCGCATCCGAGCGTGAGGCCAGCGCCGAGCAGGAGGCTCGCGTGCAGCCCCGCTCGCTCGACGAGCACGAAGCTCGCGAGCGCGGCGCCCGCGGCGCTCCCGAGCGCGTTCAGCGCATAGAGCCACACGCCAGCGCCGCCGAGCGTGCGCGCGCCGCCGAGGCAGGCGGCGTAGAGCACCGGCGCGAGCGCGCCGAGCGCGAGTGCGGCGGGCAGCGTCGCGAGCAGGGCGCCGGCCCCGCGCGCGGCGGCGAGCCCGAGCGGCGCCGCGAGCAGTGCGTCGTAGTGCGCGTCGAGCGCGGCGCCGAAGATCCGTAACAACTGCGGCGCCGCGATCGCGCAGAGCGCGCCGGCCGCGGCGAGTGCGCCGAACGCGCGCAGCGAGTTCTCTGCGCGCGCGACGATGCGCCCGCCGAGCCACGCGCCGCCGGCTTGCCCGAGCACGAGTGCCGCGAGCGTCGCCGAGACCGCCGCAGCCGCTCCGCCGAGCGCGAGCCGAAGCTCGCGCAGCCAGAGCGTCTGCACGATCAGCGCGCCGATTCCGACCAGCGTGAACAAGAGCGCCGCGAGCGGCAGCGGGACGCGTCCAGCACCGCTCGGCGCGAGGCTCACGCGCGCTCGCTCCGCGCCGCGAGCTCGGCTTCGACGCCCGAGATGTCCGCCGGCACGTCCACCGGAACGCTGCGCCAGCCCTCGATCACCGCGCAGCGGATCGCGTAGCCGTGCTCGAGCGCGCGCAGCTGCTCGAGCTTCTCCGCGCGCTCCGCGGGCGTTTGCGGGAGCGCCACGAACTTCAGCAAGAACTCGCGGCGATACGCGTAGAGGCCGACGTGCTGCCAGAGCGGCGCCGCGCTGGCCGGATCTCGGGACGCGGGGATCGCGGCGCGCGAGAAGTAGAGCGCGTTGCCCGCGCGATCGAGCACGGCTTTCACGCGATTCGGGTCGCGCGCAGCTTCCGGCTCGGCGCGGTGCACCGCGGTCGCCATCGCGCACGCGGGCGCTGCGGCGAGCGCTTCGACCACGGCATCGATCACGAAGCCCGCGATCAGGGGCTCGTCTCCCTGCACGTTCACCACGACGTCCGCGTCGAGCTGCGCCGCCACTTCCGCGACGCGGTCCGTGCCCGTCGCGTGCGCAGGCGAAGTCATTAGGGCGCGCGCGCCGAACGAGGCGCAGGCGTCGGCGATGCGCGCGTCGTCGGTCGCAACGACGACGTCTGCGAGGCGCTTTGCGGTGCGTGCGCCGGCGACGACCCACTCGAGCATGGGCCTGCCCGCGATGCGCGCGAGCGGTTTCCCAGGGAAACGCGACGCAGAGAAGCGGGCAGGAATGATCCCGATGGCGCGCACGCGCCGAGCGTAGCCGCGTTCGAGGGCCGGACGCGCCCCCGACCGCGGCTCGAGCGGAGTCGAAGCGGAGTGCGCGGCGACGCGGCGATCGGCTCGGTAGCGTGCTCGACGATGACGGCAGCCTCGCAGCGCAAAGTGATCGCGGTCGCGTCCAACAAGGGCGGCGTCGGGAAGACGACGGTCGCGACGAATCTCGCGATCGCACTGCGCGCGCTGCACGAGGATCTGCCGATCCTGCTGGTGACGCTCGACGATCAGACGATCGTGGAGCGCATGTTCCGCGTCGGCGAGGCGAAGCCGGGCGCTCGCACGCTGCGCGACGCGTTCGCGCAGCGCAGCTTCGCGGGCGTCGCCGAGCTCGGGCAGTTCGGCGTGCACTTCGTTCCCGCGGCGAGCGATCTCGAAGCGCTGAAGGCGCGCGCCGCGGAGCCGCTCACGCTGCGGCGCATGCTCGAAGCGAGTGGCTGGAGCGGCCTCGTCGTCCTCGACACGAAGTCCGACCTCGAAGCGCTGACGCGCAGCGCGCTCGCGGCGTGCGACCTCGCGATCTTCCCCGTCGCCGATCGCGCCTCGCTCGAGGAAGCGGAGAAGGCGTTCGAGCTGTTAGGGAGCGCGGGTGGCAATGCCGCGCGCGGACGCGTGCTGTTCACGCTGGTCGACCGCCGCACCAAGCTCGACGCCGAGGGCCGCGACCTCTACGAGCGCCTCGCCGAGCAGGCCGAAGCGCGCGGCTGGCCACGCTTCGCCGCGTACCTCTCGCGCAGCCCGCGCGTCGAGGCGATCAACTCCGCCGCCGCGCGGCCGCGCTCGATCCTGCACGAAGCGAAGGGCACCCTCGCGCACAAGCAGCTTCGCGAGGTCGCGGAGGAGGTGAGCAAGCTGCTCGCCCTCGGCGAAGGCGCCGCGCCGCGTGAGAGCGCGAACACGGCCCCGCCACAGTCGCCGCGTCGCGACGAGCCTGCGCCGCGCGACTTCGCCGCGGGCCTGCGCAGCGCGCTCTTCCGCGGTCTGCGGGGGCGCTGAGTGGCGGTGCGAACGAGGAAGACCGCGCGCAAGACGCGCGGCGGCGCGAAGTTGCGGAAGCGCGCCGCGTCCAGCCGTGCGCGGAAGAACGCAGGGTCAGACCCTGCGTTCCCGTTCCGCCCCGCGCGCGGTCCGCTCGACGGCGTCACGGTCGTCGACCTCACGCGCATCCTCTCGGGCCCGTACTGCACGCTGATGCTCGCGAACCTCGGCGCGCGCGTGATCAAGGTGGAGCGCCCCGGCGCGGGCGACGACGCGCGCGCGATCGGACCGTTCACCGCGAACGGCGACTCCGCGTACTTCGCGAGCGTCAACCACGGAAAAGAATCGGTCGCCCTCGATCTCAAGGACGCGCGCGACCGGGGCGCGTTCGAGGCGCTCGTCGACGCCGCCGACGTGCTCGTCGAGAACTTCCGCCCCGGCACGATGGAGAAGCTCGGCTACGGCTGGCGGCGCGCGAAGAAGCGCTGGCCGCGCCTCGTGTACGTGAGCGTCTCCGGCTTCGGCGACACGGGGCCGCTCCGAACGCGCCCGGCCTACGACATGGTCGTACAGGCGATGGGCGGGATCATGTCGATCACCGGCGAAGCGGGCGGGAGACCCACGCGCGTCGGCACCTCGATCGGCGACATCGCCGCCGGCATGTTCGCCGCGACTGCCACGATCTCGGTGCTGCGCCAGCGCCAGCTGACCGGTGAAGGCGCTCGCGTCGACGTCTCGATGCTCGACGCGCAAGTCGCGCTGCTCGAGAACGCCATCGCGCGCTACGTCACGAGCGGGCAGGTGCCGGGCCCGATCGGCTCGCGCCATCCCTCGATCACGCCCTTCGGCGCCTTCGACACCGCGCGCGGCCAAGTCGTGATCGCCGCCGGCAACGACGGCCTGTTCCGCAGACTGTGCGAAGTGTTAGGGACGCCCGAGCTCGCGCGCGACACGCGCTTCGCCACGAACGGCGCGCGCTGCGCGAACGAGCCGGCGCTGCGCGTCGCGCTCGAGCGCGCGCTCGCGAGCGCCGACGCTGCGACCTGGCTCGCGCGGCTCGAAGCCGCCGAGGTGCCCTGCGCGCCGGTGCAGAACGTCGCCGAAGTGCTCGCGCACCCGCAGGTGCTCGCGCGCAACATGGCGCTGCCGATCGACGCGCCCGAGTACGCGGGCGTGCTCGTGGCGGGGAATCCGATGAAGATCTCGACGATGCGGGAGAGGAAGAAGGCGGGGAGCGTGCCGGCGCTCGCAGATCGAAAACGGCCTCTGCGCCGCTGACCTCACCGCCTCCGCACTTCGCCTCCCTCCACCACCCACACCTCATCCGCATCGCGAATCGTGCTGAGGCGATGCGCGATCACGAGCACGGCGCGACTGCGGCTCGCTTCGCGCAGCGTGGCGACGAGGCGCTGCTCGGTCTCGGGGTCGAGCGCGCTGGTGGGCTCGTCGAGGATCAGCAGCGAGGCGTCGCGCACGAGCGCGCGCGCGATAGCGAGGCGTTGGCGCTGGCCGACGCTGAGCGCGCCGCCGCTGCGGCCGAGTGGCGTGTCGAGTCGTTGGGGCAGTGCGCGCACGAAGTCGTCGGCGCCCGCCAGCGCGAGCGCGCGCCAGAGGTCGGCCTCGCTCGCGCCCGCGTTTCCGAGGCGAAGGTTCTCGGCGACGGTCGCGTCGAACAGCTGCGTCTCCTGGAACACGAACGCGATCTGCGCGCGCAGCGACGCGAGATCGGCGCGCGCGAGATCGAGGCCGTCCCAGGTGATGCGGCCCGCGCTCGGCGTGAGAAAGCGCGGCAGCAGGTAGGCGAGGGTCGTCTTGCCTGCGCCCGCGGCTCCGATCAGTGCGGTCACGCGGCCGGGGCGCAGCGTGAGGCTCACGTTCCGTAACACCTCGCCGCCGCTCGCGCGCGCGACCGACACGTTCTCGAGTGCGATCTCGCGCGAGAGCCGGCCGACGCGCTCGCCCGCGGCGCCGTCGGCTTCACCGGGCAGGTCCATCAGCGTGAACACGCGCTGGAGTCCGGCGGCGGCGTCTTGTAGGCGCAGCCAGAGCGCGCCGACGTCGAGGCAGGCGAACGCCAGCAGGCCGAAGTACGCGAGCAACAGCAAGAAGTCGCCGCGCGAGAGCGCGCCGTCGATGACGAGGCCGCCCACGTGGAAGAACGCCGCCCCGACGATCGCGGCGCCCGGCACGAGGCCGAACGCGAACGCGCCCATACCGAGCGCCACCTCGCCGCGGTAAGTCGCGAAGGCGTCCCAGCTCGCGCGGTCGTAGTGTGCGCGCTGCTTCGCCTCGGCCCCCAATGCCTGCACCGCGAGCACGTTGTGCAGGCCCTCTTCGAGCGCCTCGGTGGCGCTGGCGCCGCTCGCGCGGGCGCGCTCGGCGCGGCGGCGCATCGCGGCCGCGAAGGGCAGCGAGGCGAGGAACGTCACGACGAGCAGCGCCGCGCCGAGCTGCCAGAGCAGCGGGTGCGCGCCGAAGCTCGCGTTCATCGCGAGCACGACGCACACCGCAAAGACGCCCGACGTGACCGGCGAGAGCGCGATGCGGTACGCGGCCTGGGTGAGCGCGGGCGTGTCGTAGAGCACGCGAAAGAGCGCGTCGCCCACGCTCTCGTCGTCGAAGGCGCGCAGCGGGAGCCGCGCGAGGCGCGCGTACACCGCGGAGCGGTAGTGGTGGTTGAGGCGCTGCGTGAGGCGCAGCGTGAAGAGCGCGTCCGCGAGCCCTAACAAGCCGCTGCCGAAGCTCCCGCCCTCGTTCGCCT encodes:
- a CDS encoding CoA transferase, with the protein product MRKRAASSRARKNAGSDPAFPFRPARGPLDGVTVVDLTRILSGPYCTLMLANLGARVIKVERPGAGDDARAIGPFTANGDSAYFASVNHGKESVALDLKDARDRGAFEALVDAADVLVENFRPGTMEKLGYGWRRAKKRWPRLVYVSVSGFGDTGPLRTRPAYDMVVQAMGGIMSITGEAGGRPTRVGTSIGDIAAGMFAATATISVLRQRQLTGEGARVDVSMLDAQVALLENAIARYVTSGQVPGPIGSRHPSITPFGAFDTARGQVVIAAGNDGLFRRLCEVLGTPELARDTRFATNGARCANEPALRVALERALASADAATWLARLEAAEVPCAPVQNVAEVLAHPQVLARNMALPIDAPEYAGVLVAGNPMKISTMRERKKAGSVPALADRKRPLRR
- the kdsB gene encoding 3-deoxy-manno-octulosonate cytidylyltransferase produces the protein MRAIGIIPARFSASRFPGKPLARIAGRPMLEWVVAGARTAKRLADVVVATDDARIADACASFGARALMTSPAHATGTDRVAEVAAQLDADVVVNVQGDEPLIAGFVIDAVVEALAAAPACAMATAVHRAEPEAARDPNRVKAVLDRAGNALYFSRAAIPASRDPASAAPLWQHVGLYAYRREFLLKFVALPQTPAERAEKLEQLRALEHGYAIRCAVIEGWRSVPVDVPADISGVEAELAARSERA
- a CDS encoding ABC transporter ATP-binding protein; protein product: MSGTLATLLLLARAFAYVAPAKGAFAIKGALMLLASLPLLLLPWPVKLIVDHVIEGIPFGEQPLPHPAFIAALFAPYSSSPEEMLLACVLFQLALAALIGAVGMSATERSQADSQLAGGFDRASRTENEANEGGSFGSGLLGLADALFTLRLTQRLNHHYRSAVYARLARLPLRAFDDESVGDALFRVLYDTPALTQAAYRIALSPVTSGVFAVCVVLAMNASFGAHPLLWQLGAALLVVTFLASLPFAAAMRRRAERARASGASATEALEEGLHNVLAVQALGAEAKQRAHYDRASWDAFATYRGEVALGMGAFAFGLVPGAAIVGAAFFHVGGLVIDGALSRGDFLLLLAYFGLLAFACLDVGALWLRLQDAAAGLQRVFTLMDLPGEADGAAGERVGRLSREIALENVSVARASGGEVLRNVSLTLRPGRVTALIGAAGAGKTTLAYLLPRFLTPSAGRITWDGLDLARADLASLRAQIAFVFQETQLFDATVAENLRLGNAGASEADLWRALALAGADDFVRALPQRLDTPLGRSGGALSVGQRQRLAIARALVRDASLLILDEPTSALDPETEQRLVATLREASRSRAVLVIAHRLSTIRDADEVWVVEGGEVRRR
- a CDS encoding ParA family protein — translated: MTAASQRKVIAVASNKGGVGKTTVATNLAIALRALHEDLPILLVTLDDQTIVERMFRVGEAKPGARTLRDAFAQRSFAGVAELGQFGVHFVPAASDLEALKARAAEPLTLRRMLEASGWSGLVVLDTKSDLEALTRSALAACDLAIFPVADRASLEEAEKAFELLGSAGGNAARGRVLFTLVDRRTKLDAEGRDLYERLAEQAEARGWPRFAAYLSRSPRVEAINSAAARPRSILHEAKGTLAHKQLREVAEEVSKLLALGEGAAPRESANTAPPQSPRRDEPAPRDFAAGLRSALFRGLRGR